cgcctttagagagagagagagagagagaggagatgggTGCTGATTGGGGACCGGTCGTGGTTGCGGTGGTTTTGTTCATTCTTCTGTCACCAGGGCTTCTGTTCCAGTTCCCAGCAAGGATGAGGGTGGTGGAGTTTGGCAACATG
This DNA window, taken from Rhododendron vialii isolate Sample 1 chromosome 8a, ASM3025357v1, encodes the following:
- the LOC131335748 gene encoding uncharacterized protein LOC131335748 → MGADWGPVVVAVVLFILLSPGLLFQFPARMRVVEFGNMYTSGISILVHAILYACIYTILIVAIGIHIRP